One Mya arenaria isolate MELC-2E11 chromosome 5, ASM2691426v1 genomic window carries:
- the LOC128234489 gene encoding uncharacterized protein LOC128234489, with translation MKMNIYVLLIWFALPDFTIFVEGYRYYVSEQETEWGNGNCTLALPSLDYNDLGIFAETEKDTNWTLHEDGLWIGLFQAKLSFAYVGCNKLNDSGAVLSHNICECSWKSECDSFAIRKIDDEKIECKCLDTAVVASKSQCTSTCKRADAYKCGKEGNNYFSIYTVQNATKCFRHCGYASKTCLNRIRRKTSRWAICFQSNRQNKDCSDRPFTVRDIGTKVASSAVAGEKCFAKGLFPATLRHIESSIISNNKTYWTDIIRMNSMIRTDEKFYADGPKLYAYVQFDGKRLGVRFDDGRSVRRRSLCETPNFVATTATTIEGHSTLKIPETTENNRTITTVDQRVPVAEISASVSALVVVGICIVISVILRKRSALLPFGTGNTMGTKQLHLGSPVY, from the exons atgaaaatgaacatatatgtGTTACTGATTTGGTTTGCTTTACCAGACTTTACCATCTTCGTCGAAG GTTACCGTTACTACGTTTCGGAGCAGGAAACGGAATGGGGAAATGGCAATTGCACCTTGGCTCTTCCAAGTCTTGATTATAACGATCTTGGTATCTTTGCTGAAACAGAAAAGGATACAAACTGGACATTGCACGAAGATGGTTTATGGATTGGTTTATTCCAAGCTAAGCTCAGTTTCGCATACGTCg GTTGCAATAAATTGAATGACAGCGGTGCTGTACTCTCACACAATATTTGTGAGTGCAGTTGGAAGAGTGAATGTGATTCATTTGCTATACGGAAAATAGATGACGAG AAAATTGAATGCAAATGTTTAGATACTGCTGTTGTTGCAAGTAAATCACAATGCACTTCAACATGCAAGAGGGCAGATGCTTACAAATGTGGCAAAGagggaaataattatttttccatttacacaGTTCAAAATG CTACGAAATGTTTTAGGCATTGCGGATACGCTAGTAAGACGTGCTTAAACCGAATAAGACGCAAAACATCCAGATGGGCGATCTGTTTTCAATCTAACAGGCAAAACAAAGACTGCAGCGATCGGCCATTCACAG TTCGGGATATTGGAACGAAAGTAGCCAGTTCAGCAGTTGCAGGAGAGAAATGTTTTGCCAAAGGCCTGTTCCCGGCAACCTTAAGACACATTGAATcttcaataatttcaaataacaaaacatactgGACAGACATAATCAGAATGAACTCAATGATTCGAACAGACG AAAAATTCTACGCCGACGGACCGAAACTGTATGCTTACGTCCAATTTGACGGTAAAAGACTTGGAGTTAGGTTTGACGACGGACGCAGTGTAAGACGAAGGAGTCTTTGTGAAACAC CAAACTTTgtagcaacaacagcaactacAATAGAAGGTCATTCCACATTGAAAATTCCAGAAACAACGGAGAATAACAGGACCATAACAACAG TAGATCAACGAGTCCCGGTTGCGGAGATTTCTGCTAGCGTTTCAGCGCTTGTGGTTGTTGGAATATGTATTGTCATTTCCGTTATACTGAGGAAGAG GTCAGCGTTATTACCCTTCGGAACAGGAAACACAATGGGGACAAAGCAATTGCACCTTGGCTCCCCTGTCTATTAA